A genomic window from Ascaphus truei isolate aAscTru1 chromosome 1, aAscTru1.hap1, whole genome shotgun sequence includes:
- the LOC142501944 gene encoding uncharacterized protein LOC142501944: MRFPALCNVFAPEGHVSPEREQVSSPGSASSTHLEEHDEEDFDDDDDDDDDAAAAAIDTQIQASDHEEVPIETVLPPKRPANTTYDAIVASEGKIVEAENRRHSDLMTVLERMIALQEETVSQLAHLHRVFIEVPKQLQKINTSFEALVVQQTQANYWRMTNVPQFNTSQPGSVHAGQFSPHSSDIHSPGPNVTGQVADIAVQVPDDILPLPSVQIQQQTPTKEATKTKQDTHETDQPSLVQCLPTCSHVSVGTSPVREQSLPKSPVGESLAKSPVGKSLPKSPVGESLPKSPVGESLPKSPVGESLPKSPVGESLPKSPVGESLPKSPVGESLATSPVGESLATSPVGESLATSPVGEQSLATSPAREVPEATQSGSVVPKVGGKRKRKIQETTSRPVTRSQKEQKKINVIIQKICLWPCFVDFRLSNYYCMYAEDCVVSKLSSMFLYT; this comes from the exons ATGCGCTTTCCTGCTTTGTGTAACGTGT ttgcccctgaaggacatgtgtcacctgagagggaacaagtgtcttcacctgggtcagccagctcaacacacctagaag aacatgatgaagaggattttgatgatgatgatgatgatgatgatgatgccgccgccgccgccatagacacacaaatacaagcaagtgaccatgaagaggttccaattgaaactgttttaccgccaaaacgtccagcaaataccacatatgatgcaattgtagcttctgagggaaaaattgtggaagcagaaaatcgtcgccattctgacctgatgacagtgctggaaaggatgattgcactgcaggaagaaacagtttcacaattggcacatctccacagagtcttcattgaagtgcctaaacagttgcaaaaaatcaacacctcattcgaagcattagttgttcagcaaacacaagctaattactggagaatgactaatgtaccacaattcaacacctcccagccaggatctgttcatgcaggtcagttttcaccacattcatctgatattcattcaccaggcccaaatgttaccggtcaagtagcagacattgctgtgcaggttcctgatgacatcctaccgctgccatctgtacaaattcagcagcagacacctacaaaggaggcgacaaaaacaaaacaagacacacatgaaacagaccaaccatcacttgtgcagtgtctaccaacttgctcacatgtgtcagtgggcacaagccctgtccgtgaacagtcactacccaaaagccctgtaggtgagtcactggccaaaagccctgtaggtaaatcgctgcccaaaagccctgtaggtgaatcgctgcccaaaagccctgtaggtgaatcgctgcccaaaagccctgtaggtgaatcgctgcccaaaagccctgtaggtgaatcgctgcccaaaagccctgtaggtgaatcactgcccaaaagccctgtaggtgagtcactggccacaagccctgtaggtgagtcactggccacaagccctgtaggtgagtcactggccacaagccccgtaggtgaacagtcactggccacaagccctgcccgtgaagtgccagaggccactcaaagtggctctgttgtgcctaaagttggtggcaaaagaaaaaggaaaattcaagagacaacaagcaggcctgttactcgctcgcaaaaggaacaaaaaaaaataaatgttataattcagaaaatatgtctttggccttgttttgttgacttcagattatctaattactattgtatgtatgctgaagactgtgttgtttccaaactttcaagtatgttcttgtacacgtga